The DNA segment AGATTAATTCAATCGTTTTTAATGTGTCGATCACAATCTTGTAGTATCTTGTATTGTGATGATATTGTGATCCACAAAACTTGTCAATACGAGGGTGatacttttgtaaaatcgAAAACGTCATTTAgatcataaaaataattttgctgcTTTGATAGCCTATAACTTGAACTTCTTTGTTTCATAAAGTCAATTTAAGCCAGAcgcattttataatttataactgTGTTGCTTACCAGAGTAAATTTAAGTAATTCGCCAAGCCAAACGACCAACTCTAAGCTGCTGAGGACTGTATAAATTCTGCATTACTTGCTCTATATGAAACATCTCTGGCAAATACTAAGGCACCGTCAATAACAATTGATTTGACGACATCTAACTCAGACACCTTTAACCCACAGACAAGGTAATTACTTTATTTACAGCATTCCTTATTGGAAATCAagctactactactactacttaCTGTCTTACTGCATCAAGTTAACATTTGATTATGCATTGACTCTCATACGTCCAAACGTGTgcccaacgatataaagaagttctttatatcgttgttGTGCCCAGTGGTAAACAAAGGTTTGTCACAGTTGGACTGAAATGACACAAGACGTTATAACTCCAACCCATAACACCTGGTTGGGGAGCGTTGTTTTTTGCAGCTAATTACAATTTAATTGGAAAATGGGAAAATACAGTAACATacttgcttttaaaaaatttgaatacaCTATAATACACTAAATAAATTGCATGTCTTCCAGTTCTTGGTCGTTCATTTCCCTTTTTATACATTTTCCTTCGTCGACTTGTTTCTTTCGTCATTTACGAAAACGTTCTCTGCAATTCAAAGTAAAACGGAATTTTGAACAACAAATTCTTCCAATTTACTGGAAATGACGCAAAGGTCTTATTTGTTATTATTGAACTGTGTGGTGTCGGACACAGATCAAATAAAAAGGACAAAACAATAGCTGCTTATTAGCAGACGTTACGGTCAACACTCTCGATCTGAAAAGAGAAACTGAAAGGGACAAGTTTCCCAAACCGTGCgggaaaaaaacataaaattgaaTAAAGGAAGATAATTGTTATCTTGTGATGACATTTCGGAATAGATTCGACGCTTTTGCGTTGCGTGATGGTTGTGTTTGTAGATGAGCAAGtatttgttaaactttgatTCTTAATTTTGACAATCCATTGtgacaaagttattgttaaacgTGACAGTTATTGCTTTGTTCAATCGATCacatattgtttttttcatttcgcTTTGTCGGCGccgtttgaatttttttaccGCACCTGTTCTATGGATTAATCATGTTTACATTTATTTACCGAAACGTCTGCTATTGATATGTTTTACGTGTAGCTTATATTTGTAAATACCCGAATTTGCCGTTTTCCCTCCAGAAATATCACCGAAATTCATCACTCCTTGAAAGTTTGGAAAATTGGCATGTGATTGGTCGATGATCCTCTTCCCTTGTGAAAAATCATAAGCTGCAAAATAAGAAATTGTTGAAGATATTTTGGCCCAATAATGCACAAGAGAAAGCGAAGTTAAATAACACTGCAGGGTGCTAAAGAGGGTCGCTCGGAAAATGTGCTCAAAAGACATGAAATTTGTTACAGAGTTGCGTTATCGGTATTACATTATACTTCTACAAATAAGCTCAGTTATGCTTAAACATTGAGAAATAACCTTTGAGCAAGTTTTCGTCTGAACTGctgtaaaaatgtatttactaTTTCTCTATTCAGTAAATTACTTTGATTCTCTCCTAGATTCAGAGTGCCCACGCTACCGACTCGGACGccgtttgtttcattttgagctgcaaaaaagaaactttattTACGTAACAGCATATGCCAAAATTATACAGTTTTTCATTAACACAAGAGTTCGGCCAATACGTGTGTGTACACACTATATCCAGGTAATAGTCACCAGAAATGTTATGTGTATGGAAATTTGGCAACAGTAGCAATAGCATTCATTTCAAGTACATTGTAATATACTTACTAATATTGACCGGACCCGAAGAACCAGTAACAACGTTGGAGTCTGATATGTTGTTGTCAACAAGTGCGTTTACGTTGGTTTGGTTGCTGCAGAAGAAAACGCAAAACATGAGCAAGTGCAAAAAACAGCATAAACAAGTTTCCTTGATTTGtggaaaaatgtttgcattggCATTGCAGTGGTAAGTTTGCGGCCATTTGTGCTACATTAGGTTTACAGCGGTATGTTAGGGTTCGagacttgtttttgtttcgcACTGAAGGTATTACATATATATCCCAGGCCATATAAATACTGCGCATTTGCAGGTTTTACATGAGATAAAGAGGCTTTCATCTGCCAATACAAGCACATGCACACGTTTAAAAGCGTTATGCCTAGATTAAATGTGTGCTATGGGACCTTGACAGCAAAAtatctaaaattataattaggttttacaaaaacggggaataaacatttaaattgtAAGTACTGAACAACGCTGTAGTGTCGTTCGTGCAATTACAAGAAGCTCACACAAAGTTATTGTATGTTTACTAGATATACTTGCTTACCTCATggtgaaaatttaattaatctGCAGCAGGGTTtcgtttcaaaaatattttagttctAGTAGATTGCCCAGGTTATGTTCATAGCAGACAAGCAAAATCGAAAATGACGTCGTGTTTACAAGATTGCTGCTAAATAAGAAAATGTTATGTCCTCTTTTACTCACTGCAGGCTAAGCACATGCAACGAAGATTTTCTCGTTCATAAAGCCAGGCTTAATCTCACGTTTACGGTGAACCGCAACACCCTTAACTGCGATAACTATAGActtatagagtatagactgTGTAGCGCAGTGATTATATTATCAACCTTTTTATTGCCAGAGCCAAATTTCAAACCTAAGGTTTGCaaggagccgcatgaaaaacAACAGTCTTATTAACGATCAGAACTAaatatattatgacgtcacaaaccacaaaatgattttacacAGCAGGACGAAAGTGGGGATGCGAATGCGAaaccgaatagattcgccgaatatcaaGCTAATGCGAGATTCGTGCAAACCCAAACATCACTATTTTTCGCAAAGATTCGTCAAGGCAAATAGATGCTATGAAAAATGGCGtttgagaaaatattttggaaattttcagtggaaaatttacttaaaaaacGCCGCCACTACTTAAATACCTGTCCTGGCTATCACACAAAATTGCATAACTTTTAACTTAACGAGCGTACCGTACTGcgattttttggaaaatagtATTGTGGCGCCTACGTCACCGCATATCATCAATTCGCTACTATCACAGACGGCAACAGTATCAACAATCTTGGAATATCATTTATCTGATTGCTACTGTATTGCGCATAACGTCTCGCAAAACAACAGCTAGATATGGAACACCAACgccgcaaaaatagcaaattGTTAAATTGAATGGGAACTTTACagattatgttttgttttcataagttGATTGGAAGGTTTTGAAACGTAATTTTATACATTCAAATGACGAAAGACCAAGGCAAACGCCAAAACCGGCATTCAAACGGGCTTTTCTGTGATTGCTGTTGCACGATTCATATggcaattttcaaaatggtttCGCATATGAACCCATACTTTATATAATCCGAGCTATACTTTCGTTTTGCCATGTTACTAAAGGCTCgtgaatattaaacaaaaattagtcgAACTTTTACCGCCCTCGCTATAGCACAACTACAGTAACGTATTACTAAAACTGACTTCCAGGATTTTTAAGTAATAATAAATGACGTTCTatttcgtcacaaagaaactgtgttttacaatccaatgcgtCAATACCCTAAGGAATTAGTATTCAGTAGGGAATATAGCATGAAATCTTACGCTCTACCTaatttatgtgaattaaaataatgccGACGACAATAAAAGATCATTTGCGATCGTTCGGTGTGAACTTGATAAgttgctcgcgtaccacctggaagACCTTCGCGTACCATAGTTTGGAAACCACTGCACTACAGGCTAAACACGTGCAACGAAGATTTTCTCGTTCATGAAGTCAGGCTTAATTTCACGTTTACGGTGAACCGCAACACCCTTAACTGCGATAACTATAGACTGTGTAGCGTTATCACAATAAAACAACCCGATGATCTTTGAAAAGCCACTTAAACAGTAAACGCAAACACGAAATGTTCGCAGTATTCATGGGCATTATGGGCTACTTATGTGACGCATAAGCTACCTTAAAGCACAAAAAGCGAGCACAATCGTAGGCggaaaaaacaaagcaaatagtGTTGCAATGATGGATTAGATCAAATTTATTTACTTGTTCTTAACTAGTATATTATAAGGTTTAAGACCAAAATCGATTCGTCTTACTTGACGCCTTGTAGTTTTGGCAACACAGTTAATTTTAATGTGAAAAGATTTTCGAAAGTGACCATTTCACGGTAAATGGTTTCCGCAGCCCGTTGATAAGACATGCTGGTAAAGATAAGATATAAAAGACGACAGATAGAAATAAACATGGCGTTATTCTAGGATAATGACAAGAAGATACTTAAAATTTATCCATCCATGACTTTGTGTTTCATTCTATTATCCTGATAGGATTACGTAGTCGTTACGTAGTTATAAAGCATCATGACAACAGGCAAATATTTGTCTATTTTTGATGTTTGCTGCCCATTATACGAAAATAACTTcttcatttaaataaaaacgcaaattcATTAACTCGCAATATGTAGGCTACAATGCCCCAAGATATAAGTTTCGAACTAACACAATATGCCTTTGTAGGCAAGATTGCATTTGTATGCAAAAATAGCAAGCCTTACTGGTAAAGGCATCTACAAAGCACTTAATCTCTGTTAATTGTCTGCATGACAAATAGGTTACAAAAAACTTAACCGATCTTAACGAAGCAGTTTCTTTTATGAGACAATTTAATCATACGTTGAAAAATCATCAATAAGCATTGGCTACTGTATTTCTGCTGACCTAAAAGTATCCTTTCACTAACAATGCACCTTGCTTCATGACCAACTGCTCTCAGGTAAGACTTTCTTTTGGGAATTACCCAACAGAATTTTGTTTGGGGATTCGAGCGTTGTACATTTGCTTTCGTCATCTCGTAAAcaaatttgcattaaaaatataaaatcttctcattaattttaacaaacttaTAATAAATTTTCGTATAAAATTAGCTTCCATACAAATTACTTACCGTTACATCTAGTAAATGTTCTAATGCTATAGGATGTCAATTTTGTTTGTGACAAACCATTGATAGGTCGCTTTAACTAGAAGAAGCAATTTGCTGAAAATAGAAACCTAAAATCCGATTCCAACTTTTCGAAGCTTGGATTATCCGGACTCGACGTAACATAACACCCGGACCTTCTTCATGAAACACTACGGTTGATCAAACCATGCTTTCAACTTGCATGCACTGCAACAAACTGTATCCTGCGTAATGTTACATAGTCGCTAGGTGGCAACCAAGAGCTACAAATGCTGCGGTCCGGCTCAAAATGGCACAGATTTTgacgtttattttattgtttcgaAACGCGCTTTTATTAAACGTTTTTCACTTCTATATACAGATATAAAAACGCATCAGAAAAGAAACAACCGGGTCATGCTAAAGAATTTGCGTAAGGCCGAACATTATGTGATGTTTCGAAGGATTTCAAACACTGCAGATGATAATTCACATAAAAATGCTCCAAGACTGAGTTACGCGTAAATCGACTCTAGAGAAAGGTTGTCAAAATCCATTTTTGCTTGAACTTTAGTACGAAATAGAAATCATCTATTACGATTGCAGCAAAGGCAGACCGTCGTGgtgctttgtaaactttcTCCACCAGAACACCAAGAACTTGAGCAAAAACCCTCTACCACAAGAAAACTACAAGCATGTGATACTCCACATACAGTATTTCCACAAACCGCCCATGGGTGGCCCATAGGTACTAATGACAAGAATGTCAACCGATGAGCAAAATCTGATAAAATTTAACTTGAAATACTGGGGAACACTTGCACACACAGTCGTCATCTTCCACTACAAACAATGTGGTTGTAAGTTGCTAGAACTTTCTACAAATGGTAAGCTGAGGTACAACAAGCATAATGTTGGGTTTTGCAGAACATTCAGTTTAGTcgtaaaagtttaaaacggcaaccacTTGCAGCCAAGGTTGTTTGTAAGCAAAACTATCTCCAACGTTTCACCCAAAAGACCATCTATGTATTGCATGCCTCCACAGAAGTTGGATAAACGTTGAGTGTTTTAGCAGTTTTGAGTATCGGGGGTTAATAAAAGATGTTAAGGTCAATAGATTTTCCCAGAGAAGCTAACACAGGTCcagttttgcaacaaaaaagaaCAGAGCATGTTTCATCCTATCTAAAGCAACATGCAAGATATGCAATAAAGATATAGTAAATTTCAATAATAAAAACAGCTGTAGACGATATTGCCTTTCTTGCCAaaagcaatggaaattgtTTTTGCAGTTGACCATGAAAAGGTTCAACAATAACTGCAATGTGTCCGCGATGAAACTCTTTGGAAAATGTTGAAACTTCTTGGGTCACAACTCCATTGTTTCCGTTTCGTTCTCGGAGAAGTCGCTCAACGTCGACTCTTCATCACTTGATTCCTCCAAAGAACCGTTTCCCATAGACATCTTCTCATGCTCCTGCAGAGCTTCCTCTGTGGCGTAACGACTCACATACTCTGCAAAGTTAACATTGAAGGCTATTagaattttttctaaaatcaGCTTTTAAGAtgtagattttttttaaatgtgacTGATATGAAAATATTGGGCATTTGTGTGAAAGTGACTATAGACATGTTAGATACACATCTCGCCAAAACCAACATCAGTCCTAGCTCAGCTGAAGTGATGCAGTTCCAACATACCATGGCCTCAATGACGTTTTTATTGCTCTTGGAACATTGAAGTGTTCTTGTAACATTTTCTACATTATACAAGGGGCTTTTGGTTTCTTTTGTAACACCTTTGTCGTGTTGGACAATTTAATGCTCAGCTATGCAGGTGgtttaaataatgaaaaagtAAGGTATAAACTTGAATATAGtgcatttaattttattttaagtcaACCTACAAGCTAATACAATCCTATCACCATACTGTACCGTGTGCATAATCATAATTTACGTCTTCTCTTAACCCTATCTTGTTGATATATTAACTCTGAAACAACCTAAAATTcggtaaaaaagttttgtcaaCTTTAATTTCTGAATGCTTTAGTTTGTAGTTGTCTATAAAACTAGTATCATAAGTTTTTATACAACTTACTGTAATCACTTAATAAACTTTAGTGAAGAAGTTATAATCGGTAATTCTTGCTCACACGAGTCATACCATTTACAATAATATCACTCTAGTAACAAGCAATAAAACCCAGTTACACCTTTTGTTTTCTTGACATAGTCGTCATACTTGTGCAGGTAGAGTGCTGCAGCGTCACCATTAAGAGGATCAACAGGGTTTGGGTAGGATAGTAATTGTGGCAGGAAAGCCTCGAATATGTTGCTTAAatctgaaacaaaatatctccaaTTCATTTCATGACAGTACTTACAATAACTTACAAGGGGTTAATAACTTTTTATCTTAAGAGCTACTTGACTGTCTACTCTAGAACATTGGTTTCCAACCTTTTCCTACTTGCAGACCCAACTTCAAAATTGTTATATAACAGGTTATTTATGAGGAATTATAGTATATCTCTTTACACCCTGCGCCATCTTCCAAAAACCTCAGGTTAGAAACCGTGGTCTAGAGACACATTATTGGCACTTCGTTTGCTGTTAATTAACTTAAAGATCATGACCGTAACCATTTCCAAAATTCTGTCATTAAAGGAGTAAACACTATGCTACGTTGGATACAAAGAGTTTAGAGGACCTTTCGCTGCTAATCATGTAGGCTCCCAGCTACAACAAGAGGAAAACATCAGTGACATGTTGTCATGTTTGTTGGACATGATTGTCATTTGTCACTAAATAGTGTACGTTGATAGCTACACTGGTATGCATCTAAAATCTTTTCAACAAGACACTTTGGCACAGTTTACTACAGAGTTGTATGGGAAGCACAGTACAAGCAATGCAACCATTATTAAAACCATGTCAGCCAAATTTTTTCTGAGGATATCTTTCATTCTCTTTTAGCGCAGATCGAAGAACAATAATAAACAAGCAGTGAGAGGATATGTAAAAAGCACATAAAAGCTATATCCATGACTCATAAAACTGCTTGAATCACCAAATAACAGGTATAATAAAATGTTGCATTACCACTGCTGTCCACGTCAATCATCACAATATCCTTTATAAACGGTTGCACCTTGATCAATATTTATGATGTGAGAGAAGCCAACAACTTTACAGAGTGTTTCGTATTATCATTTCTCTAGTTAACCAGGCTATTTGGGCCTATTACTTTTATGGATATGACACCAACATGACCAATCGTGGATATGACCAATTTGTCTGTCGATTATTTAAAAAAGGGTAAATACTGGCAATTATTATTACACCCCACGGCCaaatttatgattttcttCAATAAGCTGCACTACTATAAAGCTACATATGATAATTACAAGACATTTGTAATCATTTTCAGATAATCttaatatgtttaaaatatgCATCATCCTGTGCATGATACTAAAACGCAAATTCGCAGCGATTAGAAATAGATTGCCTGCTTGTTAGAACATTTTAATATAATTATGGACACCTTACCAGCAAAACATGCCACAAATGTAAATTATCAGAATTGCGGTGTGCACAAAGTGCTTAATGACAGTGCCATGAATACAGGAAGTGTTAGGACATCAATGTTGTGCATATGAAGCAGTGCCAGATAGGTCAAAAGCTTTATCATAACTGATCTACAAGCCAACTAACATGTCAAAGAGGCGTTTTTCATTCGCAGTAAAAGCAAGAAGAACCCAACTTAAATGGGgctaaaaatatcaaagtCACACGCGGAGTTTTTAAATCATTGACTACTTTTACATGAATGCTACGACGTGGCATGATAGCGTTGCTACTCATATCCTACAAAGCCTTAAAATAGCAATGCTAGCGACATGGTTTATTATCAATTATTACAATACAAGTTGGTGCTGAAATAGTATTGTAGTCCAGCTTACAAACTAAGCACATTTGTGATCTGTCACTGTGTAACTTatcaaacaaaactgaaaactcAAGCATAAAAAGTCAACAGAAGGTCGAACAATTGTGACCCATGCTGTGTGATTCATATTTATTAGCTTATGTTCAACCAGAAAGCGCCTGCAAATACCTTATCATGTTATCATTATCTCTTAGTCAACTTATGACACCTCGAACTCATAGAACATTTAAATTCGaatcaaaaatttacaaaggGAATAATATAAATAGCTGGCTTCAATTGCACTCAAAAACAAGATAAATAGTTAtgtcaatttaaaaaacactACATCCTAGCCTTAAAGCCAATGCACATGTatttaaaaagatttgaaACATGTGCAGTAAGCAGGCTGAATTACTGAATTAGATTTCACATTAATTAACATATTACTGAATTAGAAATTGCCACATTTCACATTAATTTCATATATAGACCAAcaagaaaagataaaaatataataataagaAAAGACGGATTATGTCAGTTTACCGATCATTATATTTTCAGCAGTACAGGACAGCTAGCAGTCCAGTGAGTTAAAGATggtataaatatttatacatgaATCAAGTAATGTCCATGTTGAATGCCTCAAGGTTGTTTATAGCAACCAAAAATtaacacaatattttaaactCAATAACTTAGTTGACTTAAGGAACTGCTTCAATACAGCTAATACAAAAGCAGCCAAACAGGCAGAAATGAAGATAATATTCTTGCTTACCATATAGTGAGGTCCACGATTGGTTGATAACATCTAAACACACAGTACCAGACCTAAAAGCAACAGACACCAGGTTATATAAAGTCACAGCACGTACATTACATGTACACAGCAAATTGCATTGGTTGTAAAACTTCAAATTTATTGAATTAATACAAAATGGCTAAACACAAGCAAATACAATAATACTGCTTTCAGTTCAGATGATAATCTGTATATACATGTTCTTTGAAACAATTTCTTCCACATAAACATATCTCGAGCAACATTTTTACATGTAGCTCATACGACAAACCCTAATCTGTCTTTACAATGGTGTTGCAGCCATAACgatttcaatgaaataaattgcaaGCGAGCAACtaattaatttataatttgcgtgataaaaaaattatgttttgacCTATTATTATACCTTCACCGAAGTGGATGTAATACACATAAAACTTAGTTTGATAATTGTTAttataaaagctaataaattattatttgataacaaagaaacatttgtaCCATGTCATATTTACTACCAAATTAGTTGGAAGGTCCAGTATTTAACAAGGTGCATTGACCGAATATTACGTTGCCTTTCATAAAATTGCCTTTGGTGAGTTTCCCATTTAGGTTTATTGTGGTGGTAGAAATTGAAATGATTAATACTCAATTGCTCATGGGTTAAAATGTGATCATTAATCATTGTCATTAATATGCAGATGTAATGAGATCATGTTGTTGCAAATATCGACATGATATCATGACTTTGCAGTCTCAACTACTGCACTACCAGCAGTAGAAACCactttcatttgttttgtatttaattgTGACTGGAATATTTTACACCCTATACTTATCCCAAACGTATAACTGCAGTATTGTATTGGCCAAGACACAGGAGTATAATCAACCCTATGCTGTAATGTCAGGTTTCAAAACAATGTATAAGCACTTACCCCTCATCAATGTTTGGGTGGAATATTCTATTCACAAAAcctaaaaacacaaacaaagcATTAAGATCCTTCCAATCATTTTACACATTGCCAATGCTGATtacatttaacatttttttactgTGTATATAAAAGATATATAGTGTATGATACATACAGTGCGACAACTCACTAAACACAGAACTACACGTAAACTAAACTATATTGTTTACAATTCCATGTACAGTGCATGATGGAAaaggttttatatttttatacacATACAGCTAAGAGATAGATCATCCCATAATTGAAGCAAAAATGCAaaggaattttttagttaagtttccTAGCATTTTGTTGCTTGAACAGGCCTTGTTTGTGTGTCATCTCAGGGATTCAGATAGCACAGTGCCTGTGGGCTTGTTCAATAAAACTATCCCGTTTAGCAGAGAGATAAGGGATGGACACCCTTTGACTTTGTTATACAGTATTCTGCAGCATATTATCATGTCAGCATGAGGTGGCAAGACATGAACAATATATCACTTTGATAGTCTAACATTAGTGACAATGAGATGTGTTGTTTGGTATAATTATATCAATAATGAAATCTTTCTCACTGGCAACTGTTGCACAGTTCACAACTGCTGTGTACTGTTACACCATTGAACAATATAGCTGTAACATGTCTAGCATAAGACCTATTCATTACCTATGCTTAATGCATAACTTATCCCTAAACAAATGTTGGTATTAGCTGTTctttttgtgacatcatattGAGCATAAACACAAAGCAAAACAGGTATGATAAGGAAATAGCATATTGACAAATGAGATACAAGAAATAAGCTGATCTTGTTACTCTTGTTTAGTAGGTTGCTATTATTAcgcaacaaataaaaagaattgATGTTGAATTGCTATTGTTACATACTCGTAAAACTGGGAGcaatttgaacaaaatcacGTATGCATGACTCTATCgattttaatgcaaaataacaaactCACCAATAGAAGGAGATTTGAAAGGATACTTCTCAGGGAGATCCACCCTCACTTTCCATACACCACCTTCATACGGAGCTGTAAAGAAAGAATATCAATAGTTCTAGACCTTGGTAATTCCTAATATATTCCACCCACATGCTGAGTGATCTGCCAGCTTTGCTAATAAATACTGACAACCCAACATATATCTAATACATGTGCTTGATTCTGACCAATGAAACAAAATGGCTTGGAAATACAGCATTTATTACGTTTAAGGTAAAATAATGGATTAAAAGCAGCCATGTATGACACAAATGACATGTCACTTCCCTTGCAAGGGCAGAAGCATAGTTAAGAGTTACAGAATTaaataaaagcattaaaaaataaatattcaaaGATGGCAACATGTAGTTGTTCTATCATGTAATTTGCTGCACGTAGGTTATTGATTACTACCTCCCCATACATAAACACTAAGTTGCTGGTAAAATGACATCACAGATGTGACAGATGACCTTTAGATTGCTAACATTTATATTAAAGCATTTATAAATACTTTATGATACATaggattttgcttttagagCAGCAACGTCAATCAAAATGCTCACAAAATCTTTGATAATGTATTCAGCCACTTACTTCCTTTTGGACCTTTAAATTTGACAACAAATTCATGCAGACCACTAAGAAATGTGACATCATATTTTCTCTCCCTGGATTTGTAAggttaaagaaaatatttatacatatcTTGTGCGGATTATAAACTGTGGCACAGAGAAGGCCAATATCCTGTATTTCAAAAGAACCTATTGTTGGTTTAGTTACACAAGACAGCTACCAGCTGGCAAAGTGTAACAAAATCACACAAGGTCCAAAATACAATAGAAGTTGGCCACAGTGGAATAAGAATTGTAAGTTAAGATGTTACTAAGCTTGTCACATACCAAACATCTGCCAATAAAAAGAACCAGTAATAAGTCAAAACAGTTAACGAAAATGAGAAGAAAGGATACAATTTTATGATGTCTGTGTCCATCCTCCGTTTTCCTGGACACGGAGATGACATGCTTCTGCT comes from the Clavelina lepadiformis chromosome 5, kaClaLepa1.1, whole genome shotgun sequence genome and includes:
- the LOC143460313 gene encoding uncharacterized protein LOC143460313; this encodes MSNQTNVNALVDNNISDSNVVTGSSGPVNITQNETNGVRVGSVGTLNLGENQTYDFSQGKRIIDQSHANFPNFQGVMNFGDISGGKTANSENVFVNDERNKSTKENV
- the LOC143459962 gene encoding ubiquitin-conjugating enzyme E2 H-like; this translates as MSSPCPGKRRMDTDIIKLERKYDVTFLSGLHEFVVKFKGPKGTPYEGGVWKVRVDLPEKYPFKSPSIGFVNRIFHPNIDEGSGTVCLDVINQSWTSLYDLSNIFEAFLPQLLSYPNPVDPLNGDAAALYLHKYDDYVKKTKEYVSRYATEEALQEHEKMSMGNGSLEESSDEESTLSDFSENETETMEL